In a single window of the Bacillota bacterium genome:
- a CDS encoding sigma-54 dependent transcriptional regulator, which translates to MVYRVLIVDDEPNMRAVLSDVLTEEGYEVESARDGAECIAKVTSGDFHVVVLDLKLPDANGIDVLRQIKERSPESVVIMITAFSSVDTAIEAMKCGAYDYITKPFKIDNFKMVVRSALELGASFSRAPRRQSLRAESEFGMVGSTPEMQRVFRMIDDIAPTNATVLIYGESGTGKELLAKAIHNCSHRADKPFVKVNCAAVPESLLESELFGHERGAFTSAVTKRLGRFEVADMGTIFLDEVGEMSPAMQAKLLRVTQEKEFERVGSSQTIRVDVRIIAATNQDLKDKVAKGEFREDLYYRLSVIPIYLPPLRERKDDIPLLVNKFVAHYSKTIGRKVTHVSDKAMKMLVDYDWPGNVRELENCIERAVIFAKGQVIDESNLYIGSPAINAPTALSCQGAHANGGTVNADSEGIDASVGPGRPLSMREVEKAHIARVLRETNSNRTEAARILQISRRTLLNKIKEYGIAE; encoded by the coding sequence GTGGTCTACAGAGTCCTTATCGTTGACGACGAGCCCAACATGAGGGCCGTGCTTTCTGACGTGCTCACCGAGGAAGGATACGAGGTAGAGTCGGCGCGCGACGGCGCAGAGTGTATCGCGAAGGTCACTTCCGGAGACTTCCACGTAGTCGTGCTCGACCTCAAGCTCCCTGATGCGAACGGCATCGACGTCCTGCGCCAGATCAAGGAGCGTTCCCCAGAGAGCGTCGTCATCATGATAACCGCTTTTTCCTCGGTGGACACGGCCATCGAGGCCATGAAGTGCGGTGCCTATGACTACATAACGAAGCCGTTCAAGATCGACAACTTCAAAATGGTAGTGAGGAGCGCCTTGGAGCTTGGGGCGTCATTCTCTCGCGCCCCCCGTCGCCAATCCCTCAGGGCGGAGAGCGAGTTCGGGATGGTGGGCTCCACCCCCGAGATGCAGAGGGTCTTCAGGATGATCGACGACATCGCGCCGACCAACGCGACGGTGCTTATCTACGGTGAGAGCGGAACCGGAAAGGAACTCCTCGCCAAGGCCATCCACAACTGCAGCCACAGGGCGGACAAGCCTTTCGTCAAGGTGAACTGCGCTGCCGTTCCCGAGAGCTTGCTCGAATCCGAGCTCTTCGGGCACGAACGCGGCGCGTTCACGTCGGCCGTGACGAAGCGCCTAGGTCGCTTCGAGGTGGCAGACATGGGCACGATCTTCCTGGATGAAGTGGGCGAGATGAGCCCGGCCATGCAGGCGAAGTTACTTAGAGTCACGCAGGAGAAGGAGTTCGAACGCGTCGGAAGCTCGCAGACGATTCGCGTCGACGTGCGCATAATCGCCGCCACGAACCAAGACCTCAAGGACAAGGTGGCGAAAGGTGAGTTCAGGGAGGACCTTTACTACCGTCTCAGCGTCATTCCCATTTACCTTCCGCCGCTGCGCGAACGAAAGGATGACATTCCTCTCCTTGTGAACAAGTTCGTGGCGCACTACAGTAAGACCATCGGGAGGAAGGTCACGCACGTCTCGGACAAGGCCATGAAGATGCTCGTGGACTACGATTGGCCGGGAAACGTGCGGGAGCTCGAGAACTGCATCGAGCGGGCGGTCATCTTCGCCAAGGGCCAGGTGATAGATGAGAGCAACCTCTATATAGGCAGCCCCGCGATAAACGCTCCTACGGCGCTATCGTGCCAGGGCGCGCACGCCAACGGAGGAACTGTCAACGCCGACTCGGAGGGAATCGACGCGTCTGTCGGGCCGGGCAGACCCCTTTCGATGCGAGAGGTCGAAAAGGCCCATATAGCGCGGGTGCTTCGCGAGACCAACAGCAACCGGACAGAGGCCGCGAGGATTCTCCAGATCAGCCGGCGCACCTTGCTCAACAAGATCAAGGAGTACGGGATAGCGGAGTAG
- a CDS encoding beta-lactamase family protein, translating into MVQGIGNPVEALLEESCASGEIPGAAWVFGRRDGVAGVGACGFAIVNPERRRMTVDTVFDLASVTKCVATATGAMILIERGRMRLDDGVKEFVPEFGAAGKESVTIRHLLTHTSGLPAWADLYLHASSPADMIARICRMPLEYEPGSRVVYSCLGFIVLGEVVSRVAGQSLDAFVRAEVFAPLGMSDTCFNPPEGMRTRIAATEHCKWRGRVLIGEVHDENAFAMGGVSGNAGLFSTVRDLAVFCRMFLGEGSLGGVRVLSPAAVRAMTRDYTGHRLGESRGLGWVVRGEGALSSAGDLMSARAYGHTGFTGTSVWIDPELDVFAVLLTNRVHFGRSCEAHIKLRPRFHNAVVGLLC; encoded by the coding sequence ATGGTACAGGGAATTGGAAATCCAGTCGAGGCTCTCTTGGAGGAATCTTGCGCTTCGGGCGAGATCCCGGGGGCTGCTTGGGTGTTCGGCAGACGCGACGGCGTGGCGGGAGTGGGAGCTTGTGGATTCGCGATAGTGAATCCCGAGAGGAGGCGGATGACGGTCGACACCGTGTTCGATCTCGCCTCCGTTACGAAGTGCGTCGCGACGGCTACCGGGGCCATGATCCTGATCGAGAGGGGAAGGATGCGCCTGGACGACGGGGTCAAGGAGTTCGTCCCTGAGTTCGGAGCAGCCGGCAAGGAGAGTGTCACGATCCGCCATCTCCTGACCCATACATCGGGGCTTCCCGCCTGGGCTGACCTCTACCTACACGCTTCGTCCCCCGCGGACATGATAGCGAGGATCTGCCGGATGCCTTTGGAGTACGAGCCGGGCAGCAGGGTGGTGTACAGCTGCCTCGGGTTCATAGTCCTCGGCGAGGTGGTGAGCAGAGTAGCCGGGCAGTCCCTGGACGCGTTCGTCAGAGCCGAGGTGTTCGCGCCCCTCGGGATGAGCGACACTTGTTTCAATCCGCCGGAAGGGATGAGAACCAGGATAGCTGCGACGGAGCACTGCAAGTGGCGCGGAAGGGTGCTCATCGGCGAAGTCCACGACGAGAACGCTTTCGCCATGGGAGGGGTAAGCGGCAACGCGGGGCTCTTCTCCACCGTGAGGGACTTGGCTGTGTTCTGCAGGATGTTCCTCGGGGAAGGGTCACTCGGCGGGGTGCGTGTGCTGTCGCCGGCTGCGGTGAGGGCAATGACGCGCGACTACACCGGTCACCGTCTGGGAGAGAGCCGGGGCCTCGGCTGGGTCGTCCGCGGAGAAGGGGCGCTGTCGTCCGCGGGCGATCTCATGTCGGCGAGGGCGTACGGTCACACGGGTTTCACCGGCACGTCGGTGTGGATAGACCCCGAGCTCGACGTATTCGCCGTGCTGCTCACGAACAGGGTGCATTTCGGCCGGTCGTGCGAAGCCCATATCAAGCTCAGGCCGAGGTTTCACAACGCGGTGGTGGGCTTGTTGTGTTGA
- a CDS encoding ferrous iron transporter B: MSKRAIALLLLSDDKDVHALVRRTEGGERHDRIRRIVESTARLADMPLSYLIGLERQERADLIARRVTTEGSRRVGYAAQALDFVTLFPPTAIPLLLVVLYLGLYRLVGVFGAGTLVDFLERCVFGEVVNPFVNALVARHVGNAALRELLAGDYGLITLGLRYSVAIVLPVVGTFFLVFSILEDTGYLPRIALMVDRAFKLIGLSGRAVIPITLGFGCGTMATMVTRTLETRRERTVATLLLALAVPCSAQLGVTLGMLSTRPRAVLLWVGVVGTVFLVAGGAASRFLPGERPVFYMEVPPLRVPVVSNVLAKTFARMRWYFAEVMPLFLGASLVIWVGRMTGLFQLVLKGLEVPVTLIGLPPEAAFSFLFGFLRRDYGAAGLYDLARSGKLTDQQLVVASVALTLFVPCVAQFAMMWKERGWRTALAITALALAVAFGTGYLLNLVLTEIGAVV; this comes from the coding sequence ATGTCGAAGAGGGCTATCGCCCTCCTGCTCCTCTCGGATGACAAGGACGTGCACGCTCTGGTACGCAGGACTGAAGGAGGCGAGCGTCACGATCGGATCCGCAGGATCGTGGAGTCGACGGCGAGGCTCGCTGACATGCCCTTGTCCTACTTGATCGGCCTCGAACGCCAGGAGCGGGCGGACCTCATCGCCAGGCGGGTGACCACAGAGGGCTCCCGACGCGTTGGCTATGCCGCACAGGCTCTGGACTTCGTGACGCTGTTCCCGCCGACCGCGATCCCGTTGCTCCTCGTCGTGCTCTACTTGGGGCTGTACCGGTTGGTGGGAGTGTTCGGAGCCGGTACGCTGGTGGACTTTCTAGAGAGGTGCGTGTTCGGCGAGGTCGTGAATCCCTTCGTGAACGCCCTCGTGGCGCGGCACGTAGGCAACGCGGCCCTGAGAGAGCTTCTTGCCGGTGATTACGGCCTCATCACGCTCGGCTTGCGGTACTCGGTGGCCATCGTGCTGCCGGTGGTCGGCACGTTCTTCTTGGTGTTTTCGATCCTCGAGGACACCGGTTACCTGCCGAGGATCGCACTCATGGTGGACAGAGCCTTCAAGCTGATAGGACTGAGCGGTAGGGCGGTGATCCCCATAACTCTCGGCTTCGGCTGCGGAACGATGGCTACGATGGTGACACGGACCCTCGAGACCAGGCGGGAACGGACCGTAGCCACGCTGCTCCTGGCGCTCGCCGTGCCGTGCTCCGCACAGCTCGGTGTGACCTTGGGAATGCTCTCGACGAGGCCGCGGGCGGTGCTGCTGTGGGTGGGGGTGGTTGGCACGGTGTTTCTCGTGGCGGGGGGCGCGGCCTCGCGGTTTCTCCCGGGCGAGCGGCCGGTATTCTACATGGAGGTGCCGCCCCTCCGCGTGCCGGTGGTGTCGAATGTGCTCGCAAAGACGTTCGCCCGCATGAGATGGTACTTCGCCGAGGTGATGCCGCTCTTCCTGGGGGCGAGCCTCGTCATCTGGGTCGGCAGGATGACGGGCCTCTTCCAACTTGTGCTGAAGGGGTTGGAGGTTCCGGTGACGCTCATCGGCCTGCCGCCGGAGGCGGCGTTCTCCTTCCTTTTCGGTTTCTTACGGCGAGACTACGGAGCTGCGGGGCTGTATGACCTTGCGAGGTCCGGGAAGCTCACCGACCAGCAGCTCGTTGTGGCGTCGGTTGCCCTCACGTTGTTCGTCCCGTGTGTCGCGCAGTTCGCGATGATGTGGAAGGAACGAGGCTGGAGAACCGCGCTCGCCATCACCGCCTTAGCGTTGGCGGTCGCCTTCGGCACGGGCTACCTTCTCAACCTAGTCCTGACGGAGATTGGTGCCGTAGTATGA
- the yjjX gene encoding inosine/xanthosine triphosphatase, which produces MKVVVGSTNPVKVRAVRRVFARAFRGDDVEIEGMSVDAGLPDQPLGDGETRRCAVARAVHVLKTTDADVGIGLEGGVAFEDDAEGGGSSEAYLIGWCAIATRDGTLSVARGASMPLPPAVGREVAAGRELGPVMDELTGVHNSKQKLGAVGYFTCGLLPREKSWEYTITCAMVKLLRPDHYSERA; this is translated from the coding sequence GTGAAGGTGGTAGTCGGGTCCACGAACCCCGTGAAAGTCCGGGCGGTGCGCAGAGTGTTCGCCCGAGCTTTTCGTGGCGACGATGTTGAAATCGAAGGAATGAGCGTGGATGCGGGCCTGCCGGATCAGCCATTGGGCGATGGTGAGACCCGCCGGTGTGCGGTGGCCCGTGCAGTGCATGTGCTCAAGACCACGGACGCCGACGTAGGGATCGGATTGGAGGGTGGAGTCGCCTTTGAGGATGACGCCGAGGGCGGAGGGAGCAGCGAGGCCTATCTCATAGGATGGTGCGCCATAGCAACGAGGGACGGGACTCTGTCGGTCGCGCGCGGCGCGTCGATGCCTCTTCCCCCCGCCGTTGGGCGAGAGGTTGCGGCGGGTAGGGAGCTCGGGCCGGTCATGGACGAGCTCACCGGGGTCCACAACTCCAAGCAAAAGCTCGGGGCGGTCGGGTACTTCACATGTGGTTTGCTGCCGCGCGAGAAGTCGTGGGAGTACACGATAACCTGTGCCATGGTCAAGTTGCTCCGTCCCGATCACTACTCCGAGAGAGCATAA
- a CDS encoding 50S ribosome-binding GTPase — translation MRRRKLAVVGTPNVGKSVLFNVLTGAYATVSNYPGTTVDVSRGLAKIRGVPFEVIDTPGAYSLVPITEEERVTLLLLLEEDIDVVVHVVDARNLRRMLPLTLQLIEAGFPLLVDVNILDEAERIGIRIDIPRLEQELGVAVVGTVLTRGLGIEALKDRVVACVQGVSSIAGARVGTLRGPHRARRTGDRGRAPGALPHVEEGYRPPAPLG, via the coding sequence GTGCGCCGTAGGAAGCTTGCTGTCGTCGGGACGCCCAACGTAGGCAAGAGCGTGCTCTTCAACGTGCTGACAGGCGCTTACGCCACCGTCTCCAACTATCCAGGGACCACTGTGGACGTCTCGCGCGGTCTCGCAAAGATTCGCGGAGTCCCGTTCGAGGTCATAGATACCCCCGGCGCGTACTCCCTCGTGCCCATCACAGAGGAGGAGCGGGTGACGCTGTTGCTTCTCCTCGAAGAGGACATCGACGTGGTTGTGCACGTCGTGGACGCGCGAAACCTCCGACGGATGCTCCCCCTCACGCTGCAACTCATCGAAGCGGGGTTTCCGCTGCTGGTCGACGTCAACATATTGGACGAGGCAGAGCGCATAGGGATAAGAATAGACATCCCACGCCTCGAACAGGAGCTGGGCGTGGCCGTGGTCGGCACGGTGCTCACGCGCGGGCTCGGGATAGAGGCTCTCAAGGACAGGGTGGTGGCGTGTGTCCAGGGTGTCTCCAGTATCGCAGGCGCACGCGTCGGGACGCTTCGTGGACCACATAGAGCGCGCCGCACGGGAGATCGAGGGCGTGCTCCGGGGGCGCTACCGCATGTCGAAGAGGGCTATCGCCCTCCTGCTCCTCTCGGATGA
- a CDS encoding ferrous iron transport protein A, whose protein sequence is MMSVASGGARIIRVRRDTISQERGQSTRPLAALNAGDRGRVVRVNSASAPLLQKLLAMAVLPGSEVRVNLTFPVFVLETDNTRVAVDRAIAAQILVEPAVDSGRRLDGTKG, encoded by the coding sequence ATGATGAGCGTTGCGAGCGGAGGCGCGCGGATAATCCGCGTCCGGCGCGACACAATAAGTCAAGAGCGTGGCCAGTCCACGCGTCCCCTTGCGGCGCTCAACGCGGGCGACCGAGGACGGGTGGTGCGGGTCAACAGCGCGAGCGCCCCCCTCCTTCAGAAACTCCTTGCCATGGCAGTGCTTCCGGGAAGCGAGGTCAGGGTGAACCTGACGTTTCCGGTATTCGTGTTGGAGACCGACAACACGCGTGTGGCGGTAGACCGCGCAATTGCGGCGCAGATCTTAGTGGAACCAGCCGTGGATTCGGGAAGACGACTCGACGGCACGAAGGGATGA
- a CDS encoding ATP-binding protein translates to MGSAWLDVALAAVSAGALMLAYLERRAARRKVAEARDQLSSMREFVSGLAENDLALQKELVAANAELNRRVLQLASLFEVGKELMSLRRPDEVLDRIAAIAGRLIPSQGCAIRILSRDRSRLVLKAHHGLSPEFVEKSGSVPVDAGSLGQVVRLGKPLAGVDGAGEASTHFEDMGREGMTFALSVPLAVCGEVTGVLTVYTPSIHERTRDEIRFLTILAAYASAALENAELYADLGRANRELSALKEYNESIIESLTIGLAVVDRDLVITTWNGGMEAITGISADQALGRKYFEVLPEQAEAGLADILEEVLEEGETLESDEMRQHAPDGREYVVSFRVCPLVGTPDGPAQCDDIAFADGASAASSPGAPVTGAIIVAEDVTMRVSLGERLRRAERLKAVGEFAAGVAHEINNPIGIISACAEHLADKIAKGVDSPSEYLRSLKAIEQEAARCSAIIKNLTVFSRHQEMHLRPTDVRSVVEDTLYLVERQAAASGVTIEVEETEGRRQRAQHEEGTGPRPKGIGARTTSGDGDVRGATDTPVTSLPPVLADEAQLKQVFLNLAVNAIQAMPDGGMLRIRFGFDQGRRRAGGCLGREADMTGRGRGCVWVAFADTGCGIPRKNLPKIFTPFFTTRSTGVGLGLAVSHGIVEAHGGMISVESKEGEGSTFTVYLPAARHH, encoded by the coding sequence GTGGGTAGCGCTTGGCTTGACGTGGCGCTTGCTGCGGTGAGCGCTGGGGCGCTCATGCTAGCCTACTTGGAAAGGCGCGCGGCACGGCGGAAGGTTGCCGAGGCCAGGGACCAGCTTTCCTCGATGCGCGAGTTCGTGTCGGGCCTCGCCGAGAACGACCTTGCCCTGCAGAAGGAGCTGGTGGCAGCAAACGCCGAGCTCAATAGGCGCGTCTTGCAGCTCGCCAGCCTCTTTGAGGTCGGCAAGGAACTCATGTCACTCCGACGACCTGATGAAGTGTTAGACCGCATCGCGGCGATCGCAGGCCGTCTCATCCCCTCCCAAGGATGTGCCATCCGCATATTGAGCCGAGATAGATCCCGCCTCGTACTGAAGGCCCATCACGGACTGTCCCCCGAGTTCGTAGAGAAAAGCGGGTCCGTGCCCGTCGACGCGGGCTCTCTCGGACAAGTCGTGCGGCTGGGCAAACCGCTGGCAGGCGTCGACGGCGCCGGCGAGGCGAGCACGCACTTCGAAGACATGGGGCGTGAGGGGATGACGTTCGCCCTTTCGGTGCCCCTGGCGGTGTGCGGTGAAGTGACCGGGGTCCTGACGGTCTACACCCCGAGCATCCACGAGCGTACGAGAGACGAGATCAGGTTCCTCACGATCCTCGCGGCGTACGCTTCGGCCGCCCTCGAGAATGCGGAGCTGTACGCTGACCTTGGACGAGCCAACAGGGAACTCTCAGCTCTGAAGGAGTACAACGAAAGCATTATCGAGAGCCTGACGATCGGCCTTGCGGTCGTAGACAGGGACCTTGTCATCACCACGTGGAACGGGGGCATGGAGGCCATCACGGGGATCTCGGCCGACCAAGCGCTCGGGAGGAAGTACTTCGAGGTTCTCCCCGAGCAGGCGGAGGCTGGCCTTGCGGACATCCTCGAGGAAGTGCTCGAAGAAGGAGAGACCTTGGAGAGCGACGAGATGCGTCAACACGCGCCGGACGGCAGGGAATACGTGGTCTCGTTCAGGGTGTGCCCGCTGGTGGGCACGCCGGACGGGCCGGCGCAATGCGATGACATCGCCTTCGCTGACGGCGCGAGCGCGGCTTCGTCGCCGGGCGCTCCTGTGACGGGCGCCATAATCGTGGCGGAGGACGTAACCATGCGTGTGAGCTTGGGCGAGCGCCTGAGGAGGGCGGAGCGCCTCAAGGCGGTGGGGGAGTTCGCAGCGGGCGTTGCCCACGAGATCAATAATCCCATAGGCATCATATCTGCGTGTGCGGAGCACCTGGCGGACAAGATCGCGAAAGGCGTCGACTCTCCCAGCGAGTACTTGAGATCTCTGAAGGCCATCGAGCAGGAGGCTGCAAGGTGCTCGGCCATCATAAAGAACCTCACGGTCTTCTCTCGCCACCAGGAGATGCACCTGCGGCCCACTGACGTGCGTTCAGTCGTTGAGGACACGCTCTATCTCGTAGAGCGTCAGGCGGCGGCGTCCGGCGTAACAATAGAGGTGGAGGAGACAGAAGGAAGAAGACAAAGGGCGCAGCACGAGGAAGGAACGGGCCCCCGCCCGAAAGGAATAGGAGCGCGAACGACGAGCGGGGATGGCGATGTCCGTGGCGCGACCGATACGCCTGTGACGAGCCTCCCGCCAGTCCTCGCGGACGAGGCGCAGCTCAAGCAGGTGTTTTTGAATCTCGCCGTGAACGCCATACAGGCCATGCCGGATGGAGGGATGCTCAGGATCCGCTTCGGGTTCGACCAGGGCAGGAGGAGGGCCGGCGGGTGCCTTGGCCGTGAGGCGGACATGACAGGCAGGGGAAGAGGGTGTGTGTGGGTGGCGTTCGCGGACACCGGCTGCGGCATCCCCCGCAAGAATCTCCCCAAGATCTTCACGCCTTTCTTCACGACTCGAAGCACCGGCGTCGGCCTCGGGCTCGCCGTGAGCCACGGCATAGTGGAGGCCCACGGCGGCATGATCTCGGTGGAAAGCAAAGAAGGCGAAGGCAGCACTTTCACGGTATACCTGCCTGCGGCAAGGCACCATTGA
- a CDS encoding transcriptional repressor: MPRELSDIKELLAERDLRLTPQREAILRVLVNHADLHLSADEVFRRTKEECPDIGLATVYRTLEIFENLGIIHKLQFGEEGSRYEFNPEFQKHYHHHLICLSCGGIFEFNEDLLDDIERAISERTGFDVVDHSLRVYGYCRRCRTAARGTGDVADSQNKSS, from the coding sequence GTGCCCCGCGAGCTTTCGGACATAAAGGAGCTTCTTGCCGAGAGAGACCTGAGATTGACTCCGCAGAGAGAGGCCATTCTTCGTGTCCTCGTGAACCATGCGGACCTGCACCTTTCCGCAGACGAGGTTTTCCGGCGCACGAAAGAGGAATGCCCGGACATCGGTCTAGCCACCGTGTACCGTACCCTAGAGATCTTTGAGAATCTCGGAATCATTCACAAGCTGCAGTTCGGTGAGGAAGGCAGCAGGTACGAGTTCAACCCCGAGTTCCAGAAACACTACCACCACCACCTCATATGCCTGAGTTGCGGCGGCATCTTCGAATTCAACGAGGACCTTCTCGACGACATAGAGAGGGCCATCTCCGAGCGCACCGGCTTCGACGTCGTTGATCATAGCCTCAGAGTCTATGGATACTGTCGGAGATGCCGGACCGCCGCGCGTGGGACGGGCGACGTCGCCGACAGCCAGAACAAGAGCTCATAG
- a CDS encoding anhydro-N-acetylmuramic acid kinase, with translation MLRVVGLMSGTSADGVDAALVEIHGADLGERRFHVTSGTACGAEAAKGDGEDLGEPRIELGRVVFKRIPYAADLRARVLAMARQGAASVDEVCRMNFVLGEVFAEAALEVIEAAGLTPEDIDLIGSHGQTVYHIPEFETCCGVRTRSTLQIGESAVIAERTGITTVADFRVRDVAAGGQGAPLVPYADYVLFRDARRSRIIQNIGGIANLTALRAGCSLGDVFAFDTGPGNMVIDGVVSIITEGRQAFDRDGRMAASGHVNAELLAWALSHPFFEKDPPKTTGREEFGAQYAEEMMKRSTALAVPSEDVVATATALTAESIAASYARWVIPKWGRGVDEVIVGGGGAFNPTLLAMLRRRLPGVTVLTHEDVGISSDAKEAIAFAILACETVWGRRTNVPGATGARRRVVLGKIVPGRAWRAFELER, from the coding sequence GTGTTGAGGGTAGTCGGCCTGATGTCCGGCACATCTGCAGACGGCGTGGATGCGGCGCTCGTTGAGATACATGGGGCCGACCTGGGTGAACGCCGCTTCCACGTCACGAGCGGTACGGCGTGCGGTGCCGAGGCCGCAAAGGGCGATGGCGAGGATCTCGGAGAACCTCGCATCGAGCTGGGGCGCGTAGTCTTCAAGAGGATACCCTACGCAGCGGACCTGCGCGCGCGCGTGCTCGCGATGGCGCGGCAGGGGGCAGCCAGCGTGGATGAGGTCTGTCGCATGAACTTCGTGCTCGGCGAGGTGTTTGCAGAGGCGGCGCTCGAGGTCATTGAGGCGGCGGGTCTTACGCCTGAGGACATTGACCTCATCGGCTCCCATGGCCAAACTGTCTACCACATCCCGGAGTTCGAGACGTGCTGCGGCGTGCGAACGAGGTCCACGCTTCAGATAGGCGAGTCCGCTGTGATCGCCGAGCGCACCGGCATAACCACGGTAGCGGACTTCCGTGTGCGTGATGTGGCCGCTGGGGGCCAAGGGGCGCCGCTTGTGCCGTATGCTGACTACGTGCTCTTCCGGGACGCACGGCGTTCGAGGATCATCCAGAACATCGGGGGTATCGCGAACCTCACGGCGCTTCGCGCCGGGTGCAGTCTCGGCGATGTGTTCGCGTTCGATACGGGACCCGGCAACATGGTCATCGACGGGGTCGTATCCATAATCACGGAGGGACGGCAGGCGTTCGACAGGGATGGCAGGATGGCGGCATCCGGACATGTGAACGCGGAGCTTCTCGCCTGGGCGCTGTCTCACCCGTTCTTCGAGAAGGACCCTCCGAAGACCACCGGCCGCGAGGAGTTCGGGGCGCAGTATGCGGAGGAGATGATGAAAAGGTCGACTGCCCTAGCGGTCCCGAGCGAGGATGTCGTTGCCACGGCGACGGCGCTCACGGCCGAGTCCATAGCGGCAAGCTACGCAAGATGGGTGATCCCGAAGTGGGGGCGGGGCGTGGACGAGGTCATAGTCGGCGGAGGAGGCGCTTTCAACCCGACCCTCCTCGCCATGCTGCGCCGGCGCCTTCCCGGGGTCACGGTCCTCACCCATGAGGACGTGGGAATCTCCAGCGACGCAAAGGAGGCCATTGCGTTCGCGATCCTCGCGTGCGAGACTGTGTGGGGACGACGCACGAACGTCCCAGGGGCTACCGGCGCTCGACGCCGCGTCGTGCTCGGCAAGATCGTGCCCGGCCGGGCATGGCGCGCGTTCGAGCTGGAGCGGTGA
- a CDS encoding DUF1540 domain-containing protein produces MGKITGVKCTVNECVYWGSGDVCEADAIEVNRNPAQRGSARGAGMEVGRIGERAGARGAARGADVEAGRIGERGETLGEGRFAAFSSEHTMCKTFKPRATGYSR; encoded by the coding sequence ATGGGCAAGATAACAGGGGTGAAGTGCACGGTAAACGAGTGCGTGTACTGGGGCTCGGGCGATGTTTGCGAGGCCGACGCCATAGAAGTGAACAGGAACCCTGCCCAGCGTGGCTCGGCCAGAGGCGCCGGCATGGAGGTAGGACGGATAGGTGAACGCGCCGGAGCACGCGGTGCGGCTAGGGGTGCCGATGTGGAGGCAGGCAGGATAGGCGAACGTGGTGAGACTCTGGGCGAGGGAAGATTCGCGGCCTTCTCGTCTGAACACACCATGTGCAAGACGTTCAAGCCCAGGGCAACCGGGTACAGCCGGTGA